In Listeria monocytogenes, the following proteins share a genomic window:
- a CDS encoding helix-turn-helix transcriptional regulator, which translates to MAIVLRLDRIMADRKISLNQLSQEVGVANVNLSKIKTGKVSAIRFSTLNEICRVLNCQPGDILEYVADDSLETEL; encoded by the coding sequence ATGGCAATTGTATTGAGGCTGGATCGAATAATGGCCGACCGTAAAATATCGTTAAACCAGCTGTCCCAAGAAGTTGGTGTAGCAAATGTAAACTTATCCAAAATAAAAACTGGTAAAGTAAGCGCCATTCGATTTTCTACTCTAAATGAAATATGTAGAGTCTTAAACTGCCAACCAGGTGATATTTTGGAGTATGTAGCGGATGATTCTCTTGAAACCGAACTTTAA
- a CDS encoding hydroxymethylglutaryl-CoA synthase, which translates to MKIGIDKIGFYTPAFYVDMTELAEARNIDPNKFTIGIGQDKMAFAPITQDSVTMGANAALQILDEEDLKKIDLVILATESGIDESKAGAVYIHRLLGIQPFSRAIEIKEACYGATAGINLAKDYVAKHPDSKVLVIGSDIARYGLATGGEATQGAGAVAMVIAANPRCITLEDDNVFYTEDIMDFWRPVYSEYACVEGKYSTEQYIHFFQTIWEKYSAKFGKNLEDFAAICFHLPYTKMGKKALDTIIETAPSEVQERLLENYRLSTLYSRNVGNIYTGSLYLSFISLLDNQADLQAEDKIGFFSYGSGAVGEFFHGILQPDYKKYIRKDEHAELLANRTKLTISDYETKFKQQLPKDGSTFEVDPASDPAAIVLTGIQDHKRQYIKK; encoded by the coding sequence ATGAAAATTGGAATTGATAAAATAGGTTTTTATACTCCTGCATTTTATGTTGATATGACAGAACTTGCTGAAGCTAGAAATATTGATCCTAACAAATTTACTATTGGAATTGGCCAAGATAAAATGGCTTTTGCACCAATTACGCAAGATTCAGTAACCATGGGTGCAAACGCAGCTTTACAAATTTTAGATGAAGAAGATTTGAAAAAAATTGATTTAGTTATTTTAGCAACAGAATCAGGAATTGACGAATCAAAAGCTGGTGCGGTTTATATTCACCGTTTATTAGGTATTCAACCCTTCTCCCGTGCTATCGAAATAAAAGAAGCTTGCTACGGAGCTACTGCTGGAATTAATTTAGCGAAAGATTATGTCGCAAAACATCCTGATAGCAAGGTGCTTGTCATCGGATCGGATATTGCTCGTTACGGCCTTGCAACTGGCGGTGAAGCAACGCAAGGCGCAGGAGCTGTGGCAATGGTTATTGCAGCTAATCCGCGCTGTATTACGCTCGAGGACGACAATGTGTTCTATACAGAAGATATCATGGATTTTTGGCGCCCGGTTTACTCCGAATACGCTTGTGTAGAAGGTAAATATTCGACGGAACAATACATCCACTTCTTCCAAACTATTTGGGAAAAGTATTCAGCAAAATTTGGCAAGAATTTAGAAGATTTCGCAGCTATTTGTTTCCATTTACCATATACAAAAATGGGTAAAAAAGCGTTAGATACCATTATTGAAACTGCTCCGAGTGAAGTTCAAGAAAGATTGTTGGAAAATTATCGTCTAAGTACTCTTTATAGCCGTAATGTCGGTAATATTTACACGGGTTCCCTTTATTTAAGCTTTATTTCTCTTTTAGACAATCAAGCAGATTTACAAGCAGAGGATAAAATTGGCTTCTTTAGTTATGGTTCTGGGGCTGTTGGTGAGTTTTTCCACGGTATACTGCAACCTGACTATAAAAAATATATCCGTAAAGACGAACACGCTGAATTATTAGCAAACCGTACGAAACTCACTATTTCGGATTATGAAACGAAATTCAAACAACAATTACCTAAAGATGGTTCGACGTTTGAAGTCGATCCTGCTAGTGACCCAGCAGCTATTGTATTAACTGGAATTCAAGATCACAAACGACAATATATTAAAAAATAA
- the mdrL gene encoding multidrug efflux MFS transporter MdrL: MMTDKEMNTGKWITAAASLLAFMGIGVVDPLLPSIAESIGASHSQVEMLFTAYIFTMAIMMIPIGIVAGKLGDKKLIVIGLFIVTIFALLCGLSDTIGALSIFRAGWGFGNSMFMATAMTMLIALSETPGHAIGIYEASMGLGMAFGPLLGGILGNISWRYPFFATACLIFIAFLLILFKVKEPKKVAPAPTEKNEVAIKQMLHLFKYRPFLQIAFSGMFYYYCFFTILAYSPLILGLSAIQIGFVFFAWGLCLALGSAKVSHALEIRFNSKQILKGSLLACAVILALLGFIDNTAVDIGLIVISGLILGINNALFTTTVMEHSPYARSVTSGAYNFVRWLGAAFAPLCSGLLSEAFGMKMPFIVASVICLAGMGLLFIKLKPAHFALQQSTSLKSE, translated from the coding sequence ATGATGACAGACAAGGAAATGAATACGGGGAAATGGATAACAGCAGCAGCTAGTTTGCTTGCGTTTATGGGAATAGGGGTTGTGGATCCACTTTTACCTTCTATTGCAGAAAGTATTGGGGCATCTCACTCGCAAGTAGAAATGTTATTCACCGCTTATATTTTTACTATGGCGATTATGATGATTCCGATTGGTATCGTTGCAGGAAAGCTTGGAGATAAAAAGTTAATCGTTATCGGACTATTTATTGTTACTATTTTTGCATTATTATGTGGTTTATCAGATACAATTGGAGCTTTATCCATTTTTCGAGCTGGCTGGGGCTTTGGTAATTCAATGTTTATGGCTACAGCGATGACAATGCTTATTGCTTTATCAGAGACACCAGGACATGCAATTGGGATTTACGAAGCTTCTATGGGTCTAGGGATGGCATTTGGACCGTTACTCGGAGGCATACTAGGTAATATTTCTTGGCGCTATCCGTTTTTCGCGACAGCTTGTCTAATTTTTATTGCATTTTTACTTATTTTATTTAAAGTGAAAGAACCGAAGAAAGTCGCACCAGCACCTACAGAGAAAAATGAGGTTGCTATCAAGCAAATGCTCCATTTATTCAAATATCGACCATTTTTACAAATCGCTTTTAGTGGAATGTTTTATTATTATTGTTTCTTTACAATCTTAGCTTATTCGCCACTTATTCTTGGATTATCAGCAATTCAAATTGGTTTTGTATTTTTTGCTTGGGGGTTATGCCTAGCGCTTGGTTCAGCAAAAGTTTCACATGCTTTAGAAATCCGTTTTAATAGCAAACAAATCTTAAAAGGTTCTTTACTAGCATGTGCTGTCATCTTAGCTTTACTTGGATTTATTGATAATACAGCTGTAGATATAGGTTTGATTGTTATTTCTGGCTTGATTTTAGGAATCAATAACGCACTATTTACAACCACTGTTATGGAACATTCACCGTATGCAAGAAGTGTGACTAGTGGAGCATATAATTTTGTGCGTTGGTTAGGCGCTGCGTTTGCGCCACTTTGTTCTGGGTTACTCAGCGAAGCGTTTGGTATGAAAATGCCGTTTATCGTTGCAAGCGTCATTTGTTTGGCTGGTATGGGATTACTATTTATTAAACTAAAACCAGCACATTTCGCTTTACAACAATCTACTTCGCTAAAAAGTGAATAA
- a CDS encoding MFS transporter: protein MAYTKEEKSWIFQDWANSAYSIMITTAILPIYFKGVAANAGIADTTSTAYWGYANSIGTLLISLLAPILGTIADYQFFKKRFFGIFTAIGISFTFLLIFIPTDAWLLLLGFYVLSLIGFSGANIFYDAFLIDVTTNDRMDKVSSAGYAYGYLGSCIPFIIFIIFQATGILPISDVALVNIGFVMTALWWLFFTIPMWKNVHQIHYIPAVKSPVRTSFKRLFHTISHISEHKNIVIFLIAYFFYIDGVDTIFRMATSYGIDLGISQTTLILILLMTQLVAFPFTLLYGYLAKRFSAKPLIFTAIFVYIIICVYAVFMKSALDFWILAMLVGTSQGGIQALSRSFFGKIIPKKRSNEFYGFYNIFGKFSAIMGPALMGVITQITGKTQYGVASLIVLFLVGGILFLFVKEKNLENL from the coding sequence TTGGCATATACAAAAGAGGAGAAAAGTTGGATTTTTCAAGATTGGGCAAATTCTGCCTACTCGATTATGATTACAACCGCGATTTTACCAATTTATTTTAAAGGGGTAGCAGCCAATGCTGGAATTGCTGACACGACATCGACCGCGTACTGGGGATATGCGAACTCGATTGGGACGTTGCTTATTTCATTACTTGCCCCAATACTCGGAACAATTGCGGATTATCAATTTTTCAAAAAGCGATTTTTCGGTATTTTTACGGCCATAGGGATTAGTTTTACTTTCTTATTAATTTTTATACCTACGGATGCCTGGCTATTATTACTAGGGTTTTATGTGCTCTCTTTAATTGGTTTTTCTGGCGCCAATATTTTTTATGATGCGTTTTTAATTGATGTAACAACGAACGACCGGATGGATAAAGTTTCATCTGCCGGATATGCGTATGGTTATTTAGGAAGTTGTATTCCTTTTATTATCTTTATTATTTTCCAAGCGACAGGTATCTTGCCAATCAGTGATGTGGCACTCGTCAATATTGGTTTTGTGATGACGGCGCTTTGGTGGCTTTTTTTCACGATTCCTATGTGGAAAAACGTGCATCAAATCCATTATATTCCAGCAGTGAAAAGCCCAGTTAGAACAAGTTTTAAACGGCTATTTCATACAATTAGCCACATTAGTGAACATAAAAATATTGTTATCTTTTTAATTGCTTATTTTTTCTACATAGATGGGGTTGATACGATTTTCCGCATGGCGACTTCATACGGGATTGATCTTGGGATTTCTCAAACAACATTAATTTTAATTCTTTTAATGACACAACTCGTTGCATTTCCATTTACATTGCTATACGGGTACTTAGCCAAACGCTTCAGTGCCAAACCACTTATTTTCACAGCTATTTTTGTTTACATTATTATTTGTGTTTATGCGGTTTTCATGAAATCTGCGCTTGATTTTTGGATTTTAGCGATGTTAGTTGGAACGTCACAAGGTGGTATTCAAGCATTAAGTAGATCGTTCTTCGGGAAAATTATTCCTAAAAAGCGTTCAAATGAGTTTTACGGTTTTTATAATATTTTTGGGAAATTTTCAGCGATTATGGGGCCAGCTCTCATGGGCGTAATCACACAAATTACTGGGAAAACGCAGTACGGGGTGGCTAGTTTAATTGTACTTTTCCTCGTTGGTGGTATTTTATTTTTATTCGTCAAAGAGAAAAACTTAGAAAATCTTTAA
- a CDS encoding VanZ family protein encodes MKRYFIILILPILSIFAAVTMYFSWFQGWLYFYLKHVMATVSHMGYITVGITAILLYFVTVQLVNWKINKALLVFCYIIYFSILLCLLFGKASDTQGFSSDTFGFVDTFLSGNLRVIIVGNVLAFVPIGFLLKKLGFFTALLSAGMLIFAVEGAQYLLHVGFFDTGDVFLNVCGIMIGYIVIRFLSPRKYKELKVKPTS; translated from the coding sequence ATGAAAAGATACTTTATAATTCTTATATTACCAATCCTTTCTATATTTGCTGCAGTGACGATGTATTTTTCCTGGTTCCAGGGATGGCTTTATTTTTATTTAAAGCACGTAATGGCCACAGTTAGTCATATGGGCTACATTACGGTTGGCATCACGGCGATTTTACTCTATTTTGTCACAGTACAATTAGTAAACTGGAAAATAAATAAAGCATTGCTCGTTTTTTGCTACATTATTTATTTCAGTATTCTTCTCTGTTTATTATTCGGAAAAGCTTCCGACACGCAAGGATTTTCAAGTGACACTTTTGGTTTTGTTGATACATTTTTATCAGGCAATTTACGTGTCATTATCGTAGGAAATGTATTAGCCTTTGTACCAATCGGCTTTTTGCTCAAGAAATTAGGATTTTTCACCGCGTTACTATCAGCTGGAATGTTGATATTCGCAGTAGAAGGGGCGCAGTACTTGCTACATGTAGGATTCTTTGACACTGGAGATGTATTCCTGAATGTTTGTGGCATCATGATTGGCTACATTGTGATTCGTTTTTTATCCCCAAGAAAATATAAAGAGCTCAAAGTAAAACCGACTAGCTGA
- a CDS encoding alkaline phosphatase family protein yields MEKHLFVISLDALGALDLKDTKELPVLRELIETGTHIQEVETIYPSLTYPAHTSIITGHYPATHGIVNNTKIQPEKDSPDWYWYKKAIQVPTLYDLAKERGLTTAAFLWPVAAKSGIDYNIAEIFPNRFWLTQMMVSLHASSPLFLIDMDRKFGHLRKGINQPDLDIFLTASVVDTIKTKKPRLLLTHLVDMDSMRHAHGVNSIEAKAALKRHDDRLAAIIQATKEAGIYENTVFAILGDHYQIDVTHAIRLNVLFAEQGWVTVVDDKITEWDVYAKSCDGSCYIYTKNDQYNQEIQHLLQNMNEIEEIFQTEEIARRGADPNATFMVEGKAGYYFMDDLYGPIYEEVTDEMLGKPGYYKAVHGYSPNKPDYKTTIVFNGPGIKKGDKISNAHLVDEAPTFAHILGLQFPNTAGSVIEALFE; encoded by the coding sequence ATGGAAAAACATCTTTTTGTGATTTCATTAGATGCACTCGGCGCACTTGATTTAAAAGATACGAAGGAGTTACCAGTTTTAAGGGAGTTAATTGAGACAGGGACTCATATTCAAGAAGTAGAAACGATTTATCCATCACTTACTTATCCCGCGCACACAAGTATTATTACTGGGCATTATCCCGCAACTCATGGAATTGTTAACAATACGAAAATTCAACCTGAAAAAGATTCTCCTGATTGGTATTGGTATAAAAAAGCGATTCAAGTACCGACGCTTTATGATTTAGCAAAGGAGCGAGGTTTGACGACAGCTGCTTTTTTATGGCCGGTCGCAGCAAAAAGTGGAATTGATTATAATATTGCCGAAATTTTTCCGAATCGCTTCTGGTTAACGCAAATGATGGTCTCACTACATGCTAGTTCCCCGTTATTTTTAATAGATATGGACCGAAAGTTTGGTCATTTGCGAAAAGGAATAAACCAACCAGACCTCGATATATTTTTAACTGCAAGCGTCGTTGATACGATTAAAACGAAAAAACCACGATTACTTTTAACGCATTTAGTTGATATGGATAGTATGCGACATGCGCACGGAGTAAATTCCATAGAGGCAAAAGCTGCTTTAAAACGACACGATGACCGTTTAGCTGCTATAATACAAGCAACAAAAGAAGCTGGTATTTATGAAAATACGGTTTTTGCTATTCTAGGTGATCATTATCAAATCGATGTCACACATGCTATTCGTCTAAATGTACTTTTTGCCGAACAAGGATGGGTAACAGTGGTGGATGATAAGATTACGGAATGGGATGTCTATGCTAAAAGCTGTGATGGTTCTTGCTATATTTATACAAAAAACGATCAATATAACCAAGAAATCCAGCATTTACTTCAAAACATGAATGAAATAGAAGAGATTTTTCAAACAGAAGAAATAGCGCGTCGTGGTGCTGATCCTAATGCTACATTTATGGTTGAAGGGAAGGCTGGTTACTATTTTATGGATGATCTATACGGTCCGATTTATGAAGAAGTGACTGATGAAATGCTTGGGAAACCGGGTTACTATAAGGCTGTTCATGGTTATTCACCTAACAAACCAGATTATAAAACGACCATTGTCTTTAACGGACCTGGTATTAAAAAAGGAGACAAAATCAGCAATGCTCACTTAGTTGACGAAGCGCCCACATTTGCCCACATTTTAGGCTTACAATTTCCAAATACTGCCGGCTCTGTCATAGAAGCGCTATTCGAATAG
- a CDS encoding MucBP domain-containing protein has product MKHKKKTLFIFILFMTILSLTFQPFSAKAEPLMLILPAPQVDPLYIGDDYITGKLQQEVPMDYPGDAAYVLFNNKQYNITDYTVENNVNFRLKLPKTLEAGDTLNYFTISGRVIDPVAYPGQESYTLAGPFTPIEKAKLQVNYLDEANQTLATSETMSGKLGESYVTTPKTIDGYQVKETPTNATGTYTTNTETIQVNYIYEKTVAEGANVSVEYIDEATNEIIAPTEMLSGKIGEPYQAEPKEIVGYELSQMPSNQQGAYTDQSQSVIFKYKKIDPPVKVAKDVTVTYKDTDGKQLADPVILKGDIGTTFETEAKTFKGYKLTKTPSNQSGLFTSDSQEVEYVYSKDSAIITPVTPVNPDNPIINPVKPVNPATPTVPSKNSSKKTTTKTVNQTGETTATTALPKTGDSDNNLLLIIGVSLLIGGVYMFTTRRKRVK; this is encoded by the coding sequence ATGAAGCACAAGAAAAAAACTTTATTTATTTTTATTTTATTTATGACCATTTTGAGTCTCACTTTTCAACCTTTTTCAGCAAAAGCAGAGCCCTTAATGTTAATTTTACCTGCACCTCAAGTAGATCCACTTTATATTGGTGATGACTACATTACAGGGAAGTTGCAGCAAGAAGTACCTATGGATTATCCTGGAGATGCAGCTTATGTCCTTTTTAACAATAAACAATATAATATCACCGATTATACGGTTGAAAACAATGTGAATTTCCGTCTAAAATTACCCAAAACACTGGAAGCTGGAGATACACTAAACTATTTTACTATCTCGGGTAGAGTTATTGATCCGGTTGCTTATCCTGGACAAGAATCATACACACTAGCCGGTCCTTTCACACCAATCGAAAAGGCCAAGTTACAAGTTAATTATTTAGATGAAGCTAATCAAACTTTAGCAACATCTGAAACAATGTCTGGAAAACTAGGAGAAAGTTATGTAACAACGCCAAAAACAATTGATGGCTATCAAGTAAAAGAAACACCAACAAATGCAACAGGTACTTACACAACGAACACAGAAACAATACAAGTTAATTATATCTATGAAAAAACAGTGGCGGAAGGAGCTAACGTCTCAGTAGAATATATAGATGAAGCAACTAATGAAATAATCGCTCCAACAGAAATGCTCTCTGGGAAAATCGGTGAACCATACCAAGCAGAACCCAAAGAAATCGTTGGCTATGAATTAAGCCAAATGCCATCCAATCAACAAGGAGCTTACACAGATCAATCACAATCCGTTATTTTCAAATATAAAAAAATAGATCCTCCTGTGAAAGTTGCCAAAGATGTAACCGTAACGTATAAAGATACTGATGGTAAGCAACTTGCTGATCCAGTTATTTTAAAAGGCGATATCGGAACAACTTTTGAAACAGAAGCAAAGACTTTTAAAGGATATAAATTAACTAAAACACCAAGTAACCAATCCGGCTTATTTACAAGTGATAGCCAGGAAGTGGAGTATGTCTATAGTAAAGATAGCGCGATTATTACACCCGTAACTCCAGTTAATCCGGACAATCCAATAATTAACCCAGTAAAACCAGTTAATCCTGCCACACCAACTGTACCAAGCAAAAATAGTTCGAAAAAGACAACCACCAAAACTGTTAATCAAACAGGAGAAACAACTGCCACTACAGCGTTGCCCAAAACAGGTGACAGCGACAATAATTTACTATTAATTATCGGTGTTAGTTTGTTAATCGGTGGAGTTTATATGTTTACCACAAGAAGAAAAAGAGTGAAATAA
- a CDS encoding DUF2975 domain-containing protein, whose translation MKLKRLQKMSYFLHIALKILSISSVIMAIIAVLMKLFSSKNVMINKLESDTIFYFQTELFVGENNLPYVETEEWVLVGVAVFSSMILAYLLWTASMIFKDLAANFTPFSDSTVSRLRRIAVLMLIYALVPQIVYSILHTVLIPGYSINFGLNMSFFFALIFYCLTEIFRYGASLQKESDETL comes from the coding sequence ATGAAGTTAAAACGTTTGCAAAAAATGAGTTATTTTCTACATATTGCACTTAAAATTTTATCAATTAGTTCTGTCATAATGGCTATAATTGCCGTTTTAATGAAGCTTTTTAGTAGCAAAAATGTTATGATAAATAAACTAGAATCTGATACTATATTTTATTTTCAAACGGAACTTTTTGTTGGTGAGAATAATCTGCCATATGTTGAGACAGAGGAATGGGTTTTAGTTGGTGTTGCCGTTTTTTCTAGTATGATACTTGCCTATTTATTATGGACTGCAAGTATGATTTTTAAAGATTTAGCTGCTAATTTTACGCCTTTTAGTGATAGTACTGTTAGTAGATTACGTAGAATTGCTGTCTTAATGCTTATTTACGCACTAGTACCGCAAATTGTTTATTCTATTTTACATACCGTACTTATACCTGGTTATAGCATTAATTTTGGGCTAAATATGTCATTTTTCTTTGCACTTATTTTTTATTGTTTAACAGAAATATTTCGTTATGGCGCATCTTTGCAAAAAGAATCCGACGAAACTTTATGA
- a CDS encoding ATPase AAA, with protein MNKQNELQSVLSNKKKVLIIGPNGAGKSTFAAKLGKCYDFEVCHLDKLFWLENWNAVEKADFEDKVNGILRSEKKYIIDGDYFFNLEKRLEHADLVIWIKIPLFLCVANIVKRRFKYMTNARPDVTEGCDEKLNLSFLLYALKYNKRSGKQTKKLLDNVYDKELFVIDSYKKLKRYC; from the coding sequence ATGAATAAACAAAATGAATTGCAATCTGTATTATCTAACAAGAAAAAAGTATTAATAATTGGTCCTAACGGCGCTGGTAAGTCAACTTTTGCTGCAAAACTTGGAAAATGTTATGATTTTGAAGTCTGTCATTTAGATAAGCTTTTTTGGCTGGAGAATTGGAATGCAGTTGAAAAAGCGGATTTCGAGGATAAAGTGAACGGAATTCTGCGTTCTGAAAAAAAGTATATTATAGATGGTGATTATTTCTTTAATTTGGAGAAAAGACTCGAACATGCAGATTTAGTTATTTGGATAAAAATTCCATTATTTCTGTGTGTAGCAAATATAGTTAAAAGAAGATTTAAATACATGACGAATGCGCGACCAGATGTAACTGAAGGCTGTGACGAAAAATTAAATTTATCATTTTTACTGTATGCTTTAAAGTATAATAAGCGTTCTGGAAAACAAACGAAAAAATTATTGGATAATGTGTATGATAAAGAGCTGTTTGTAATTGATAGTTATAAGAAATTGAAGCGTTATTGCTGA
- a CDS encoding thiolase family protein encodes MNEVVIIDAVRTPIGKFGGSLKDISAVELGATALKGVLERANIAPDRVDQVIFGNVLQAGLGQNVARQVAIKAGIPYKVPGVTINEVCGSGLKSIMLGRQAIQLGEADIVAVGGTENMSQAPLLLNPELAGEEIDPKNLRNSMLIDGLTDVYGDYHMGITAENVAEKFSVTREEQDKFAHNSQMKAASAQEKNLFEEEIIPVKLADGSFFEADETIRANSTLEKLATLKSVFKEDGTVTAGNASGINDGASALILMSKEKAIAENIPFIATIKVTSEVGVDPAYMGYAPYYAVNEALTKGGYSIDDIDLFHLNEAFASQSVAVARDLKIPEDKLNIYGGAIALGHPIGASGARIIASLLNELKHENKHLGVASLCIGGGIGIAIIVERA; translated from the coding sequence ATGAACGAAGTAGTTATAATAGATGCAGTTAGAACACCAATTGGAAAATTCGGTGGCAGTTTGAAAGACATCAGTGCAGTAGAACTTGGCGCTACCGCTCTAAAAGGCGTATTAGAAAGAGCCAACATTGCTCCAGACCGCGTAGATCAAGTTATTTTTGGTAACGTTTTACAAGCAGGTCTCGGTCAAAACGTAGCTAGACAAGTCGCTATTAAAGCAGGAATTCCTTATAAAGTACCTGGAGTCACAATCAATGAAGTTTGTGGATCTGGTTTAAAATCGATTATGCTTGGAAGACAAGCGATCCAATTAGGCGAGGCCGACATTGTAGCAGTGGGAGGGACCGAAAACATGTCTCAAGCACCACTATTACTTAATCCGGAACTAGCCGGCGAAGAAATTGATCCCAAAAACTTAAGAAATAGCATGTTAATTGATGGTTTAACGGATGTGTACGGCGATTATCATATGGGAATTACAGCCGAAAATGTGGCAGAAAAATTCTCTGTAACCCGAGAAGAGCAAGATAAATTTGCACATAACTCCCAAATGAAAGCAGCAAGTGCACAAGAAAAAAACCTTTTTGAAGAAGAAATTATTCCAGTGAAACTTGCAGATGGTTCGTTTTTCGAAGCCGATGAAACGATTCGTGCGAATTCCACTTTAGAAAAACTAGCTACATTAAAAAGCGTATTTAAAGAAGATGGAACAGTCACAGCTGGTAATGCTTCCGGGATCAATGACGGAGCTTCTGCGCTTATTTTAATGTCGAAGGAAAAGGCCATTGCCGAAAATATTCCTTTTATCGCGACAATCAAAGTAACTTCAGAAGTTGGTGTTGATCCAGCATATATGGGTTACGCGCCTTACTATGCAGTAAATGAAGCATTAACTAAAGGCGGATATTCTATCGATGACATTGATCTATTTCATTTAAATGAAGCTTTTGCATCACAGTCGGTTGCCGTAGCTCGTGATTTGAAAATTCCAGAAGATAAACTGAATATTTACGGCGGAGCAATTGCGTTAGGTCATCCAATCGGAGCATCCGGAGCACGCATTATTGCCTCCTTATTAAATGAGTTAAAACACGAAAATAAACATCTTGGCGTGGCTTCCTTATGTATCGGCGGCGGTATTGGAATTGCAATTATTGTCGAAAGAGCTTGA